A window of the Drosophila simulans strain w501 chromosome 2L, Prin_Dsim_3.1, whole genome shotgun sequence genome harbors these coding sequences:
- the LOC27206825 gene encoding uncharacterized protein LOC27206825: MSSPRKKTVEGRRGKGQGGVKGCSCRRSQCIKNYCDCYQSMAICTKFCRCTGCRNTEVRELVDPNSVAKNSNAAKRQKAAAMSAKAAAAAAKAGIDVQGKVIQVAASTLALPGKALMTPTKFVLADGKPQMASSHINPIPISRPIATAATPARAVKQPADTLVPVNLIIPVLQDDRKERNLFVQPVNAALLECMLIQATEAEQLGLNELQVCQLVLEEFLRGYKNILEKMCEYSKEYC; encoded by the exons ATGTCATCGCCCAGGAAAAAAACTGTGGAGGGGCGGAGGGGCAAGGGCCAAGGTGGCGTGAAGGGGTGCTCCTGCAGGCGGTCGCAGTGCATCAAGAACTACTGCGACTGCTACCAGTCCATGGCCATCTGCACCAAGTTCTGTCGATGCACTG GCTGCAGGAACACGGAGGTGCGCGAGCTGGTGGACCCCAACTCCGTGGCCAAGAATTCCAACGCTGCGAAAAGGCAGAAGGCGGCTGCGATGAGCGCCAaggcagcagccgcagctgcCAAGGCGGGCATCGATGTCCAGGGCAAGGTGATCCAGGTGGCGGCATCCACTTTGGCGTTGCCCGGCAAGGCGCTAATGACGCCGACAAAGTTTGTCCTAGCAGATGGCAAACCGCAGATGGCTAGTAGTCACATTAATCCCATACCCATCTCACGACCCATAGCAACTGCCGCCACTCCAGCCAGGGCAGTGAAGCAACCGGCGGACACGCTGGTGCCCGTCAATCTAATCATTCCGGTACTGCAGGACGATCGCAAGGAGCGGAATCTCTTCGTGCAGCCGGTGAACGCCGCTCTGCTGGAGTGCATGCTCATCCAGGCCACCGAGGCCGAGCAGTTGGGCCTGAACGAGCTCCAGGTGTGCCAGCTGGTGCTCGAAGAGTTTCTGCGCGGCTACAAGAACATCTTAGAGAAAATGTGCGAGTACAGCAAGGAATATTGTTAA
- the LOC6731088 gene encoding ubiquinone biosynthesis monooxygenase COQ6, mitochondrial → MLGVLRIQGALATAGHARLLSTRLLASKSTTDMTTNRGESTQSPATEHFDIIIGGGGLVGTTLAAALAKNPTLADKKVLLLEGAPEFRGFNPTGPYQNRVSAINHNSIELFKSIDAWTHIESARYKPVKQMQVWESNTDALIQFQHDNFASDVACIIENDLILDAVYARVKEAPNVEILNKARIQCVRLPRDSNSNLSELQLQDGRSFSCDLLIGADGANSVVRKEMNVDVFSLNYDRMGLVATLELGEDACDNSVAWQRFLPNGPVALLPLTDRLSSLVWSTTNEQAKMLQALPPTEFVDALNEAFCRQYPRVELADKAVQALNSLFGHNGSQHQVQYPPRVCGVLDKSRATFPLGFLHASSYVCNGAALVGDAAHRVHPLAGQGVNLGFSDVRFLVESLAAGAYAGFKLGDKQHLIKYERKCLAKNVPIMLGVHGLHTLYATQFSPVVLLRSLGLQLTQNLPPVKNLFMRGAMGQ, encoded by the coding sequence ATGTTGGGTGTTCTACGTATCCAAGGAGCGTTGGCTACGGCGGGGCACGCGCGCCTTCTGTCCACCCGCCTGCTGGCCAGCAAATCCACCACTGACATGACCACAAACCGCGGAGAATCCACACAATCACCGGCCACCGAGCACTTTGATATAATCATTGGAGGCGGCGGACTGGTGGGCACCACATTGGCCGCCGCTCTGGCCAAGAACCCGACGTTGGCGGACAAgaaggtgctgctgctggagggtGCGCCCGAGTTCCGGGGATTTAATCCCACTGGGCCGTACCAGAATCGCGTATCCGCCATCAATCACAACTCCATTGAGCTGTTCAAGTCCATTGATGCGTGGACGCACATCGAGTCGGCGCGCTACAAGCCCGTCAAGCAGATGCAGGTCTGGGAGTCCAACACGGACGCACTGATCCAGTTCCAGCACGATAACTTTGCCAGCGACGTGGCCTGCATCATTGAGAACGATTTGATTCTGGATGCGGTCTATGCGCGTGTCAAGGAAGCGCCCAATGTGGAGATCCTCAACAAGGCCAGAATCCAGTGCGTTCGCCTGCCCAGGGACTCCAACTCCAATCTCTCCGAGCTGCAACTACAGGATGGACGCTCATTTTCCTGCGATCTGCTCATCGGAGCGGATGGCGCCAACTCCGTGGTCAGAAAGGAGATGAACGTGGATGTGTTTTCCCTTAACTACGACCGCATGGGCCTGGTGGCTACGCTGGAACTCGGCGAAGATGCCTGTGATAATTCCGTGGCGTGGCAGAGATTCCTGCCCAACGGACCAGTGGCACTGCTACCCCTAACGGACAGGCTGAGCTCCCTGGTCTGGAGCACCACCAACGAGCAGGCGAAAATGCTGCAAGCCCTGCCACCCACGGAATTCGTCGACGCCCTCAACGAAGCCTTCTGCCGGCAGTATCCGCGCGTGGAGCTGGCAGACAAGGCTGTCCAGGCGCtgaactccttgttcggacACAATGGCAGCCAGCACCAGGTGCAGTATCCGCCACGGGTGTGCGGCGTGCTGGACAAGTCGCGTGCCACGTTTCCACTCGGTTTCCTGCACGCCTCGTCGTACGTGTGCAATGGAGCCGCTCTGGTCGGTGATGCCGCCCATCGAGTGCATCCGCTCGCCGGCCAGGGCGTCAATCTGGGCTTCAGCGATGTGCGGTTTCTGGTGGAATCGCTGGCAGCCGGTGCATACGCCGGCTTCAAGCTCGGCGACAAGCAGCATCTCATCAAGTACGAGCGCAAGTGTCTGGCCAAGAATGTGCCCATCATGCTGGGCGTGCATGGTCTGCACACGCTATACGCCACGCAGTTCAGTCCGGTGGTCTTGCTGCGCAGCTTGGGTCTGCAGCTGACCCAGAACTTGCCGCCCGTCAAGAACCTGTTCATGCGCGGAGCGATGGGTCAGTAA